taaaaatttcatgaataaatcaaagaaaaaaaaaattcaaagtcaATCAAAATTtacactttaaataaaatttacagttTAATAATTATCACATTCTTctccaacttttttttatttcataatgaTACCCTTGATTACATGAATGAACTTAATACTCATCTCCTTCTCCAGCAGCTTCCTCATCTACCGAATCAACGCCAACCTCTTCATAATCTTTTTCCAATGCAGCCAAATCCTCGCGAGCTTCAGAGAACTCACCTTCTTCCATACCCTCACCGACATACCAATGAACAAAAGCACGCTTAGCATACATGAGATCAAACTTATGATCAAGTCGTGCCCATGCCTCAGCAATGGCAGTTGTGTTGCTTAACATACAAACAGCACGTTGAACTTTAGCAAGATCACCACCAGGTACAACTGTTGGAGGTTGATAGTTAATACCAACTTTGAATCCAGTTGGACACCAATCTACAAACTGAATTGTGCGTTTTGTTTTAATAACAGCAATAGCTGAATTTACATCTTTTGGGACAACATCACCACGATACAAAAGACAACATGCCATGTACTTTCCATGACGGGGGTCGCATTTTACCATTTGATTTGCAGGTTCAAAGCATGCGTTAGTTATTTCTGAAACAGTAAGTTGTTCATGGTATGCTTTTTCAGCAGAAATGACTGGCGAGTATGTAGCCAAAGGGAAATGGATACGAGGGTATGGCACCAAGTTAGTCTGAAACTCCGTTAAATCAACGTTTAAAGCCCCATCAAATCTTAAGGAAGCAGTAATAGACGATACAATTTGACCAATTAATCTGTTAAGGTTAGTATAGGTTGGTCTCTCAATATCTAAATTACGTCGGCAGATGTCATAGAGAGCTTCGTTGTCAACCATAAATGCACAATCAGAGTGTTCCAATGTAGTATGTGTGGTTAAAACCGAATTGTAGGGTTCAACTACAGCTGTAGACACTTGTGGTGCAGGATAAACTGCAAActctaattttgatttttttccatAATCAACTGAAAGTCGCTCCATAAGCAACGAAGTAAATCCTGATCCCGTTCCTCCTCCAAAGGAATGAAAGATCAAAAATCCTTGAAGACCGGTACATTGGTCAGCAAGTTTTCTAATTCGATCCAACACTTGGTCAATTAGTTCTTTACCAACAGTGTAATGGCCTCGTGCGTAATTATTAGCTGCGTCTTCTTTTCCTGTGACAAGCTGCTCTGGATGGAATAATTGGCGATATGTTCCGGTGCGTAtttcatctaaataaaaaagtgcctttaataaaatttaatccaTCTACTGTAATAGTGTAAACATTTAGGCATCTGTATAcataagaaaaaagttaaactaatcTTTTGTTGCGCATTACTATAAAAAAAGGCTAAAACACAGTTACGTAATATAATCACGAAAATGTAATGAAACAGagtaaatcttttttgctattttatgtCAATTGTAGTTGAGGGGTTTGAATTTCACACctatagttaaaaaacaattcattaAACGTAGTTTACAATATTAGTAATTCACTAATTTATTTTGGCGTACGACCACATATATATCtggataatatttaaaaaacggcGGCCGAACGtttgattttaaagaatattagtTTATTAGAACATCAAATTATTTCggtaattttatttgctttcatTCTACTTTAAATTCACATTTGAAAAAGCGTCAAATCAGACAattcaacaaagtttaaaaaatttagtttaattttgaaaaatgatttacgTAGTGCTTTTTTGCAAGCACCAATATA
This Hydra vulgaris chromosome 04, alternate assembly HydraT2T_AEP DNA region includes the following protein-coding sequences:
- the LOC100200835 gene encoding tubulin alpha-1 chain, with the protein product MRECISIHLGQAGCQIGNACWELYCLEHGIQPDGQMPSDKSIGGGDDSFNTFFSETGGGKHVPRAVFVDLEPTVVDEIRTGTYRQLFHPEQLVTGKEDAANNYARGHYTVGKELIDQVLDRIRKLADQCTGLQGFLIFHSFGGGTGSGFTSLLMERLSVDYGKKSKLEFAVYPAPQVSTAVVEPYNSVLTTHTTLEHSDCAFMVDNEALYDICRRNLDIERPTYTNLNRLIGQIVSSITASLRFDGALNVDLTEFQTNLVPYPRIHFPLATYSPVISAEKAYHEQLTVSEITNACFEPANQMVKCDPRHGKYMACCLLYRGDVVPKDVNSAIAVIKTKRTIQFVDWCPTGFKVGINYQPPTVVPGGDLAKVQRAVCMLSNTTAIAEAWARLDHKFDLMYAKRAFVHWYVGEGMEEGEFSEAREDLAALEKDYEEVGVDSVDEEAAGEGDEY